A DNA window from Chitinibacter fontanus contains the following coding sequences:
- a CDS encoding helix-turn-helix domain-containing protein, translating to MQLTSYEIEAELGEKIKRLRISRNLDQKTVADRSGISVRALRNLECGNGSSLHTLVVVLRTLGREKWFDTIAPVATIDPLMLTREAKPRQRASKPRKPKSIA from the coding sequence ATGCAATTGACCTCGTATGAAATCGAAGCCGAGCTTGGAGAGAAAATCAAAAGGCTCAGAATTAGCCGGAACCTAGACCAAAAGACCGTTGCAGACCGATCTGGGATTAGCGTCCGAGCTTTGCGAAATTTGGAATGTGGCAACGGCTCGTCGCTACACACACTGGTTGTCGTGCTACGAACACTCGGCCGCGAAAAATGGTTCGATACTATCGCGCCCGTAGCAACTATTGATCCCCTGATGCTTACGCGAGAAGCTAAGCCGAGACAGAGGGCTAGCAAGCCAAGAAAACCGAAAAGCATAG
- a CDS encoding helix-turn-helix transcriptional regulator — translation MNTTDSLLRLPEVLAIIPVSRATWYAGIKTGRFPAQVKLGLRIAAWRRSDIESLLSSLNTHSGMLK, via the coding sequence ATGAACACCACAGATTCACTGTTACGCCTGCCAGAAGTTCTGGCCATCATTCCCGTCTCGCGGGCAACTTGGTATGCGGGCATCAAAACTGGCCGTTTTCCGGCTCAAGTTAAACTCGGCCTGCGCATCGCCGCGTGGCGGCGTAGTGACATCGAGTCTCTTCTCTCATCATTGAATACTCATTCGGGCATGCTGAAATAA
- the rsmI gene encoding 16S rRNA (cytidine(1402)-2'-O)-methyltransferase, producing the protein MHKPDIPVSKSALYVVATPIGNLGDITERALAVLSQADVIAAEDTRVTGQLLKHFGISTPMISVREHNERAMAEKIIARLAAGDTVAQVSDAGTPAVSDPGAVLAAAVHAAGFQVIPVPGASALTSALSASGFSCAHSLFYGFLPPKSKQRRDELAKLSQLPYLTVFYEAPHRIAECVADMAAVFGDEREAVLARELTKTFETIRRAPLAELAQWIANDSNQQRGEAVIVVNAAAPAEKAEGSSYDSLLTPLVAELPLKQAVALAQAISGAPRNALYERALALKKAE; encoded by the coding sequence GTGCATAAGCCTGATATTCCTGTCAGCAAGTCTGCATTATATGTGGTTGCCACGCCAATCGGTAATCTCGGTGATATTACCGAGCGCGCGCTGGCCGTTCTAAGCCAAGCAGATGTGATCGCAGCCGAAGACACACGGGTTACTGGGCAATTGCTCAAGCACTTTGGCATTAGCACTCCAATGATTTCCGTGCGCGAACACAATGAACGCGCCATGGCGGAAAAAATTATTGCTCGTTTAGCCGCGGGCGACACCGTAGCACAGGTGTCAGACGCTGGCACTCCCGCTGTTTCAGACCCCGGCGCAGTATTGGCCGCCGCAGTACACGCCGCTGGTTTTCAGGTGATCCCAGTTCCTGGCGCCTCAGCATTAACCAGCGCCCTATCAGCCAGCGGGTTTAGCTGCGCACATAGCTTGTTTTATGGCTTTTTGCCGCCCAAAAGCAAGCAGCGTCGCGATGAATTAGCCAAATTAAGCCAATTACCTTACCTCACCGTATTCTATGAAGCCCCGCACCGTATCGCTGAATGTGTGGCCGACATGGCCGCGGTGTTTGGCGACGAGCGTGAGGCAGTATTAGCGCGCGAGTTGACCAAAACCTTTGAAACCATTCGCCGTGCACCACTGGCCGAATTGGCGCAGTGGATCGCCAATGATAGCAATCAACAACGCGGCGAAGCAGTGATCGTGGTTAATGCCGCCGCGCCAGCTGAAAAAGCCGAAGGCAGCAGCTATGACAGCCTATTGACACCATTAGTTGCGGAATTACCGCTAAAACAAGCGGTTGCGCTAGCACAAGCGATCTCTGGCGCCCCACGCAATGCACTCTACGAGCGCGCACTGGCGCTTAAAAAAGCCGAATAG
- a CDS encoding penicillin-binding protein activator, which produces MKNLLGWRVTPRSTATLAKWALNKSISAAQMMGLSTLLYGALACSATLAQAEETQSPEPKGYIALLLPGNAKAFKPAVDNIRTGVLAAERVHGDADIPLVRVFDTTDKEEDIQAQYKKAVAGGASAVIGPLTKSALNYLADSTELTVPVLALNGFDQTTLAQSKLYSFGLGIEGDAIAAAQLMKLEGVQQPIVLQTADSTGQRLTPSFVASWRALTGAEPVIVTIANPKRDAPALKAQLAEAVTDAIFLAMDAKAARIIRPFLGNERAVYATSQVNPGRLPTTMLVDLTGIKYLDMPWLANPNQEGYELYNRTRSTSNDLERLFALGVDAWQIAAILAKGGTVERLEGLTGTLSLGPDNVVAREMTVRTMGRTETPRE; this is translated from the coding sequence GTGAAAAATCTCCTTGGCTGGCGAGTAACCCCTCGCAGCACTGCTACTTTGGCAAAATGGGCACTGAACAAATCGATCAGTGCAGCCCAGATGATGGGGCTAAGCACTCTACTATACGGGGCGCTGGCCTGCTCGGCCACTCTTGCACAGGCAGAGGAGACGCAAAGTCCGGAACCAAAAGGTTATATTGCCTTGCTTTTGCCGGGCAACGCCAAGGCATTTAAGCCTGCGGTTGATAATATTCGCACCGGTGTGCTGGCTGCAGAGCGTGTGCATGGCGATGCAGATATTCCTTTGGTGCGGGTTTTTGATACGACGGATAAAGAAGAAGATATTCAGGCTCAGTATAAAAAAGCCGTAGCAGGTGGTGCGTCAGCCGTGATCGGGCCATTGACCAAGTCGGCGTTAAATTATCTGGCCGATAGCACCGAATTAACTGTGCCGGTGTTGGCGCTGAACGGCTTTGATCAAACCACTTTGGCGCAAAGTAAGCTTTATAGTTTTGGCTTAGGTATTGAAGGTGATGCAATTGCTGCCGCACAACTGATGAAGCTGGAGGGCGTGCAACAGCCAATTGTGCTACAAACTGCGGATTCAACTGGCCAGCGTTTAACTCCTAGTTTTGTCGCGAGCTGGCGTGCACTAACAGGGGCTGAGCCTGTGATTGTTACCATCGCGAATCCCAAACGTGATGCGCCTGCGCTGAAAGCACAGCTTGCTGAGGCTGTAACTGACGCCATATTTCTGGCCATGGATGCCAAAGCAGCCCGGATTATTCGACCATTCTTAGGAAATGAACGCGCGGTCTATGCGACCAGTCAGGTCAACCCTGGCCGCTTGCCGACCACAATGCTGGTTGATTTGACCGGCATTAAATATTTAGACATGCCATGGCTGGCTAATCCCAACCAAGAAGGTTACGAGCTTTATAACCGTACTCGATCCACTTCCAACGATTTAGAACGATTATTTGCGCTGGGGGTTGATGCTTGGCAAATCGCCGCCATCTTAGCCAAAGGGGGTACTGTGGAACGGCTGGAAGGTTTAACCGGTACTCTCAGCCTTGGCCCTGATAATGTTGTGGCTCGTGAAATGACAGTGCGCACCATGGGCCGCACGGAAACACCTCGTGAATGA
- a CDS encoding YraN family protein — translation MNDKGADAEQRAAQYLLQHGLRIVAKNWACKHGEIDLIAQDGATLVFVEVRLRHSNRFGGAAASITPAKQAKLWASAQLYLQGIKSPPACRFDAICFDGQTISWLKNCISA, via the coding sequence GTGAATGATAAAGGCGCTGACGCCGAACAACGTGCTGCGCAGTATTTATTGCAGCACGGCTTACGTATTGTGGCCAAAAACTGGGCTTGCAAACACGGTGAGATTGATTTGATCGCGCAAGATGGTGCGACCTTGGTTTTTGTTGAGGTTCGGCTACGACATTCGAATCGGTTTGGCGGCGCGGCCGCCAGCATCACCCCAGCCAAGCAGGCCAAACTTTGGGCGAGTGCCCAGCTGTATTTACAAGGCATCAAATCACCACCTGCGTGCCGATTTGATGCGATTTGTTTTGATGGCCAGACTATCAGTTGGCTAAAAAACTGCATCAGTGCCTAG
- a CDS encoding phosphoheptose isomerase translates to MDLIQRVQQHFEESIAAKMAAVEVLSPAIALAAEKVVQTLIADGKILACGNGGSAADAQHFAAEMVGRFERERPGLPAIALTTDSSALTAIANDYDFDLVFSKQVHALGRAGDILVAISTSGNSANVISAIHAAHDRQMTVIAFTGRDGGQIADLMTGDDVNICVPHPRTARIQEVHITAIHALCDAVDFMLLGGD, encoded by the coding sequence ATGGATTTGATTCAACGTGTTCAGCAGCACTTTGAGGAAAGTATTGCCGCTAAAATGGCTGCAGTAGAAGTGCTCAGTCCAGCAATCGCGCTGGCCGCCGAAAAAGTTGTTCAGACGTTAATTGCCGATGGCAAAATTTTGGCATGTGGTAATGGTGGCTCGGCTGCCGACGCGCAGCATTTTGCCGCCGAAATGGTAGGCCGCTTTGAACGTGAGCGTCCAGGTTTGCCGGCGATTGCACTGACAACTGACTCGTCTGCATTGACAGCGATTGCCAATGATTATGACTTTGACTTGGTTTTTTCCAAGCAAGTGCATGCGCTGGGCCGCGCTGGCGATATTTTGGTGGCGATTTCGACTTCGGGTAACTCGGCCAATGTGATTTCAGCAATTCACGCTGCACACGATCGCCAAATGACGGTGATTGCCTTTACGGGCCGCGATGGCGGGCAAATTGCCGATCTGATGACTGGTGATGATGTCAATATCTGTGTGCCACATCCGCGTACTGCCCGCATTCAGGAAGTGCATATCACCGCAATTCACGCCTTGTGTGATGCGGTTGACTTTATGTTGCTAGGGGGCGATTGA
- a CDS encoding BON domain-containing protein: MKRLLSTALLAASLGLSACVPLVVVGGVAVGAWFGSDPRPTASIKKDTELGANIDAKIRDEWHEKVHVSVNTFNGQVLLTGEVPDAASKAKAEQFARSFADTKRVYNDLYVGALSTTGERFNDAQLTTRVKSALLASGGDLAAVHIQVITDRTVVYLLGMSPPALADKAANIAASVSGVSRVVKLVQPLQALPQ; encoded by the coding sequence ATGAAGCGTTTACTTAGTACCGCTTTACTGGCCGCCAGCTTGGGTTTGTCCGCTTGCGTGCCACTGGTTGTGGTTGGCGGCGTGGCAGTGGGAGCTTGGTTTGGATCGGATCCGCGCCCCACGGCGAGTATCAAAAAAGATACCGAGTTGGGGGCCAATATTGACGCCAAAATTCGCGATGAATGGCACGAGAAAGTGCATGTATCGGTCAATACCTTCAATGGCCAAGTGCTGTTAACCGGTGAAGTTCCAGATGCGGCAAGTAAGGCAAAGGCTGAGCAGTTTGCTCGCTCGTTTGCCGATACCAAACGGGTATACAACGATTTGTATGTTGGTGCGCTATCTACCACGGGCGAGCGTTTTAATGACGCGCAACTCACCACACGGGTAAAGAGTGCCTTGCTCGCTTCTGGTGGTGATCTGGCTGCGGTGCATATTCAAGTGATTACTGACCGCACCGTTGTATATCTATTGGGAATGAGCCCACCGGCTCTGGCCGATAAAGCGGCCAATATTGCCGCTTCGGTCTCTGGGGTAAGCCGGGTTGTGAAGCTGGTGCAGCCTTTGCAGGCGCTACCGCAATAA
- a CDS encoding arylesterase has translation MFKRILISIGSALAMHAVQAAEPVILVFGDSLSAGYGIAAEQAWPKLLEKELARQGKKFRVVNASVSGETTAGGLTRFPASLKQHQPQWVILALGANDGLRGLPVAGIKNNLATMISQAQKSGAKVHLIGMQMPPNYGASYTQQFAAVYPALAKQYQLSLSPFLLAPIIDQDRYFQADQLHPTASAQALLLKYIQQQFKP, from the coding sequence ATGTTCAAACGTATCCTTATCAGTATCGGTAGCGCCTTGGCTATGCACGCGGTGCAAGCGGCCGAGCCGGTTATTTTGGTGTTTGGCGACAGCCTGTCGGCCGGCTATGGTATTGCGGCCGAACAGGCATGGCCCAAATTACTGGAAAAAGAGCTGGCGCGGCAGGGTAAAAAGTTTCGTGTCGTCAATGCCAGCGTCTCAGGTGAGACGACAGCCGGAGGGCTAACAAGGTTCCCCGCCAGCCTCAAACAACATCAACCGCAATGGGTCATTTTAGCCTTGGGCGCTAATGACGGCTTGCGCGGCCTGCCAGTAGCGGGGATCAAAAACAATCTGGCCACGATGATTAGTCAGGCACAAAAAAGTGGCGCCAAAGTACATTTGATAGGAATGCAGATGCCGCCTAATTATGGCGCGAGCTATACCCAGCAATTTGCTGCGGTGTATCCCGCACTGGCCAAACAATACCAGCTCAGCTTAAGTCCATTCCTGCTGGCACCGATCATCGATCAGGATCGATATTTCCAAGCGGATCAGCTACATCCAACTGCCTCAGCCCAAGCACTGCTGCTGAAATACATCCAGCAGCAATTCAAACCATAA
- a CDS encoding ABC transporter ATP-binding protein, whose translation MSDLTPGLIEVRNVHKHIATDAQALTILHDIDFSVPAGASLAIVGRSGSGKSSLLALLAGLDLPSQGEIRLQGQALQALDEDGRAKVRGELAGFVFQSFQLLPELNALENVMLPLELAGAPDAEQRAQYWLERVGLSHRLDHLPRQLSGGEQQRVALARAFAPKPAVLFADEPTGSLDSATGAVVADLLFDLNREMGTTLVLVTHDETLAARCSHRLRLQAGQITEWLAPEEREQLATAV comes from the coding sequence ATGTCCGATCTAACTCCTGGCTTGATTGAGGTGCGTAATGTCCACAAGCACATTGCCACCGACGCACAAGCACTTACAATTTTGCATGATATTGATTTCAGTGTACCAGCTGGCGCCAGTTTAGCGATTGTTGGTCGCTCGGGCTCGGGCAAATCGAGCTTGCTGGCGCTGCTGGCGGGACTGGATTTGCCAAGCCAAGGCGAAATTAGGCTGCAAGGCCAGGCGCTGCAAGCGTTGGACGAGGATGGGCGAGCCAAAGTTCGCGGCGAGTTGGCGGGCTTTGTGTTTCAGTCGTTTCAATTGCTACCCGAACTCAATGCGCTGGAAAACGTGATGCTGCCATTAGAGCTCGCAGGCGCGCCTGATGCCGAGCAGCGAGCGCAATATTGGCTGGAGCGAGTAGGTCTGTCGCATCGGCTTGATCACTTACCGCGCCAACTCTCTGGTGGCGAGCAGCAGCGCGTGGCGCTCGCGCGGGCGTTTGCACCCAAACCGGCGGTGCTATTTGCCGATGAGCCCACTGGTAGCCTCGATAGCGCCACCGGCGCGGTGGTGGCCGATTTGTTATTCGATCTAAATCGCGAAATGGGTACCACGCTGGTGCTGGTGACGCACGACGAAACGCTGGCTGCACGTTGCTCGCATCGCTTGCGGCTGCAAGCTGGGCAGATCACCGAATGGCTGGCGCCTGAAGAACGCGAGCAACTCGCAACGGCGGTGTGA
- a CDS encoding ABC transporter permease encodes MMSKLAMHWAPLRLHWRLFSRSMAAGEYKTLLLALVIAIASLTAVGMLTERVQRLLLGQANQLQAADAVLVSDHAIAPTAAQLAQQFGLQTATTTTFPSMVSFGEQTSLASVKAASASYPLRGKLALLPPAQNATLRSGDALIDARLQAMLGVKLGQTIQVGQLNLTVRGIIEREPDAAFDFSSLQARLLMSDSDLAASGLLGFGSRVKYRLMVAGDEAKVAQWQASMKPKLGRGESLENVRESRPELKQAIDRAERFLRLAALLAGVLAAVAIVLAARRFALRHFDTVALLRTLGASQRKVRAILLSQLLLLAGFAAALGGALAWLAQTLLVWLIAAQLPAPLPAATLWPWAWASLLGLVLLLGSAGPVLLSLVKTPPLRVLRRDMSVNVQWVWQYGITLVAMAGILLQVAQDIKLAAIVGGGILLALVLVAALSYGVLQVLQRYLKRGSPKIALRQMLRQPGLLLAQLVALTLGLCGLWLLTVVQNDLLTAWRAQVPANAPNHFAVNIQPEQQAQFSQLFVAAGLPQPKVQPMIRGRWVLHNQLPVKPDSYSEPRARRLSEREFNLSWGEDERADNQRVQGPPLDQNRPGWSVEAELAEQLGIKIGDVLTFEIAGVPLSAPVVNLRKVNWGSFRANFFVIGSEVMMREQPSSAISSFHLPKTQAQLIPNLVHALPNVTVIDVGQVLAQVESVISLASAALRLVFVMCVLAGLTVLLAALDTNEAERRREAALLRALGAGARRIAQIWWLESLFLGAVAGLMAGLVAALGAWYVAYSVFNLPWLINWALPLYSAVAGMLLTALTVGRRLMVLARTTPLLMLQAD; translated from the coding sequence ATGATGAGCAAGCTTGCGATGCATTGGGCACCATTGCGCCTCCACTGGCGCTTATTCAGTCGCAGCATGGCGGCGGGTGAATACAAAACGCTGCTGCTGGCCTTGGTGATTGCGATTGCCTCGTTGACCGCAGTGGGTATGCTCACCGAGCGTGTGCAGCGCTTGCTGCTCGGGCAGGCCAATCAATTGCAGGCCGCCGATGCCGTGCTGGTGTCTGATCACGCTATTGCCCCCACTGCGGCGCAACTGGCGCAGCAATTCGGCTTGCAAACCGCGACGACGACTACTTTTCCATCGATGGTGAGCTTTGGCGAGCAGACGAGTCTGGCTTCGGTGAAAGCCGCCAGCGCCAGCTATCCCTTGCGCGGCAAACTGGCTCTGCTGCCGCCCGCACAAAATGCAACGCTGCGCAGTGGCGATGCGCTGATCGATGCCCGCTTGCAAGCCATGCTGGGCGTCAAGCTTGGGCAGACGATACAAGTGGGCCAGCTCAATCTGACCGTACGCGGCATTATTGAGCGCGAGCCCGATGCGGCGTTTGATTTTTCCAGTCTGCAAGCGCGGCTGTTGATGAGTGACAGCGATTTGGCCGCCAGTGGTTTGCTCGGCTTTGGTAGCCGCGTTAAATACCGGCTGATGGTGGCCGGTGACGAAGCCAAGGTCGCGCAGTGGCAGGCGAGCATGAAACCCAAGCTGGGGCGCGGCGAGAGCCTTGAAAATGTGCGCGAATCCCGCCCCGAGCTTAAGCAGGCGATTGATCGCGCCGAGCGGTTTTTACGTTTAGCCGCTCTATTGGCTGGCGTGCTGGCTGCCGTCGCAATTGTGTTGGCCGCGCGACGTTTTGCGCTGCGGCATTTTGACACGGTGGCCTTGCTGCGCACGCTGGGGGCGAGTCAGCGCAAAGTGCGGGCGATTTTGCTTAGCCAGTTGTTATTGCTGGCTGGTTTTGCCGCTGCATTGGGCGGTGCACTGGCGTGGTTGGCGCAAACGCTGCTGGTGTGGCTGATTGCGGCGCAATTGCCGGCACCCCTGCCCGCCGCCACATTGTGGCCGTGGGCTTGGGCGAGTTTGCTGGGCTTGGTCTTGTTGCTCGGCTCAGCTGGGCCAGTGCTGCTCAGTTTGGTCAAAACCCCGCCGCTGCGGGTATTACGCCGCGATATGAGCGTGAACGTCCAATGGGTTTGGCAGTATGGCATTACCCTCGTCGCCATGGCGGGTATATTGTTGCAGGTAGCTCAGGATATTAAGTTAGCGGCAATAGTTGGTGGGGGTATTTTGCTGGCGCTGGTCTTGGTCGCCGCTTTGTCGTATGGAGTGTTGCAGGTGTTGCAACGTTACCTCAAACGCGGCAGCCCCAAAATTGCTTTGCGCCAAATGCTGCGCCAACCCGGCTTGCTGCTGGCACAACTGGTGGCGCTGACCTTGGGGCTGTGTGGTTTGTGGCTATTGACCGTGGTGCAAAACGATTTACTGACCGCGTGGCGCGCGCAAGTACCCGCCAATGCTCCTAATCATTTTGCAGTGAATATTCAGCCAGAGCAGCAGGCGCAATTTAGCCAGCTGTTTGTTGCTGCTGGATTGCCGCAGCCCAAAGTGCAGCCGATGATTCGTGGCCGCTGGGTGCTGCATAATCAGCTGCCGGTCAAGCCCGATAGCTACTCCGAGCCACGTGCGCGGCGGCTGTCTGAGCGCGAGTTTAATCTATCGTGGGGTGAAGACGAGCGCGCTGATAATCAGCGCGTACAAGGCCCGCCCTTAGATCAAAATCGGCCTGGCTGGTCGGTGGAAGCTGAGCTGGCCGAGCAGCTGGGCATTAAAATCGGCGATGTGCTGACGTTTGAGATTGCCGGAGTGCCCCTTAGCGCGCCGGTGGTCAATTTACGCAAGGTGAATTGGGGCTCGTTTCGCGCTAATTTCTTTGTGATTGGCTCTGAAGTGATGATGCGCGAGCAGCCTAGCAGTGCGATCAGTAGTTTTCATTTGCCCAAAACACAAGCGCAGCTGATTCCCAATTTGGTTCACGCGCTACCCAATGTGACGGTGATTGATGTGGGGCAGGTGTTGGCGCAGGTCGAATCGGTGATTAGCCTAGCTTCAGCGGCGTTGCGGCTGGTGTTTGTGATGTGTGTGCTGGCCGGTTTGACGGTGTTGCTGGCGGCGCTCGATACGAATGAAGCTGAGAGACGGCGCGAGGCAGCTTTGCTGCGCGCCTTGGGTGCGGGCGCGCGCCGGATTGCGCAAATCTGGTGGCTAGAGAGCTTGTTCCTCGGCGCAGTCGCTGGGCTGATGGCGGGCTTGGTGGCGGCGCTGGGCGCTTGGTATGTGGCCTACAGCGTGTTTAATTTGCCGTGGCTGATAAATTGGGCGCTGCCGCTGTATTCGGCTGTAGCAGGCATGCTACTAACGGCGCTGACGGTAGGGCGGCGTTTAATGGTGTTGGCACGGACCACGCCACTGTTAATGTTGCAAGCCGATTAA
- a CDS encoding phosphotransferase family protein — MFILEQGQVERLCQSYLGGNATSVEKITGFQADVYLVQVGRLRAVLKCYRQPHQAQREAQALNQLRQYVHGLALPEVIAVHQPGQPGEALILTYIHGAPASHELESPIEVDRFADDFVDWLRGLHAISCEKGFQDEAGQWYSQFAEAYQADLHARVAWLNGAAAAQWISKPLREDLIELAGKFNQLPLSNRQTSSIIHGDAHAANFLVDPDSHRLCGVIDPGMVRFSHCELDLVQLDTVRPDLKLLGNYLNKSDFDAGIRLRLSFFEVFSDIRQIAQTGVCDESTLLRKISKVQRLLDAAALASAV; from the coding sequence ATGTTTATTCTTGAGCAAGGGCAGGTAGAGCGCTTGTGCCAGTCTTATCTGGGCGGAAACGCGACTTCCGTAGAAAAAATTACCGGCTTTCAGGCGGATGTGTATTTGGTGCAAGTAGGTCGTTTGCGCGCAGTGCTCAAATGCTATCGCCAGCCTCATCAAGCGCAGCGTGAAGCGCAGGCGCTCAATCAATTGCGTCAATACGTGCATGGTTTGGCGCTGCCTGAAGTCATTGCGGTGCATCAGCCGGGGCAACCGGGCGAAGCGCTAATCCTGACCTACATTCACGGCGCGCCCGCTAGTCATGAGCTAGAGTCGCCAATTGAGGTCGATCGCTTTGCCGATGATTTTGTCGACTGGCTGCGTGGCCTGCATGCGATTAGTTGCGAAAAAGGTTTTCAGGATGAGGCCGGGCAGTGGTATAGCCAGTTTGCCGAAGCTTATCAGGCCGATCTGCACGCCCGTGTGGCGTGGCTCAATGGCGCTGCAGCGGCGCAATGGATCAGCAAACCGCTGCGCGAAGATTTGATCGAATTGGCCGGTAAATTTAACCAGTTGCCGCTGTCAAATCGTCAGACCAGCAGCATTATCCATGGTGATGCGCATGCGGCCAATTTCTTGGTTGATCCTGATTCGCACCGACTGTGCGGCGTGATTGATCCGGGCATGGTGCGCTTTAGCCACTGCGAGCTTGATCTGGTGCAGCTCGATACCGTACGGCCAGATTTAAAACTGCTGGGTAATTACCTGAATAAATCGGATTTCGATGCGGGTATACGCCTGCGGCTCTCATTCTTTGAGGTGTTCAGCGATATACGTCAGATCGCTCAAACGGGTGTGTGTGACGAATCAACCTTGCTACGCAAAATCAGCAAGGTACAGCGCCTACTGGATGCGGCGGCGCTGGCTAGCGCGGTTTAA
- a CDS encoding copper uptake system-associated protein, whose amino-acid sequence MRITRKYLGAALFVATLFSANMALADDTSDIIHSLKATWDKADNPLAVKPVVIVEQYAIAGWQQGGRGGRAILQKSSHGWQAQLCAGEITTHLLLQAGVPANHAKRLLTDLNVAEKAMTSKEVAQMSSFEGVIKMDQHSHHPASSSSEHASHH is encoded by the coding sequence ATGCGCATTACTCGAAAATACTTAGGTGCCGCATTATTCGTCGCTACATTATTTAGCGCCAATATGGCACTGGCTGATGATACTTCAGACATCATCCATAGCCTGAAAGCAACTTGGGATAAAGCCGACAACCCTCTTGCAGTCAAACCTGTCGTGATTGTTGAACAATATGCGATTGCTGGCTGGCAACAAGGCGGGCGCGGTGGTCGTGCCATATTGCAGAAATCTAGCCACGGCTGGCAAGCACAACTATGTGCGGGCGAAATCACAACTCACTTGCTATTGCAGGCTGGGGTGCCGGCAAATCATGCTAAACGCCTGCTGACAGATTTAAACGTGGCTGAAAAAGCCATGACATCCAAAGAAGTTGCCCAGATGTCGAGCTTTGAGGGCGTGATCAAAATGGATCAACACAGCCATCATCCCGCCAGCTCAAGCAGTGAGCACGCATCTCACCATTAA
- a CDS encoding copper chaperone PCu(A)C yields the protein MLKKCFISAALLCLSVLSFAHEYTVGELQIKHPWARASASGASNAGAFMVINSASDDQLVQVSGEIANKVEIHEMKMVDGVMKMRQISALPLAAGSETKLAPGTYHIMLMGLKQPLKEGEKFPLTLTFAKAGVVTVQVKIEAMTYQASSTAHAAH from the coding sequence ATGCTTAAAAAATGCTTTATCAGCGCAGCGCTGCTGTGCCTGTCAGTGCTGTCTTTCGCTCACGAATACACCGTTGGAGAACTACAAATTAAACACCCTTGGGCGCGCGCTAGCGCCAGTGGCGCAAGCAATGCAGGGGCTTTTATGGTGATCAACAGCGCCAGCGATGATCAATTGGTTCAAGTCAGCGGCGAGATCGCCAACAAAGTTGAAATCCATGAAATGAAAATGGTCGATGGGGTAATGAAAATGCGCCAGATCAGCGCATTGCCGCTCGCCGCAGGCAGCGAGACCAAGCTTGCTCCCGGCACGTATCACATTATGTTAATGGGCTTAAAGCAGCCGCTGAAAGAAGGCGAAAAATTTCCACTGACGCTGACGTTTGCTAAAGCGGGCGTGGTCACCGTGCAGGTCAAGATCGAGGCGATGACCTATCAAGCCTCCTCAACTGCACACGCGGCTCACTAA
- a CDS encoding DUF2946 family protein, which translates to MQLRRFQTVSLVCIALVALCMHWLLPFAHAAQMQSSQSGLDGLVLCSVAAGKQATSAPTQTADTGMLPCPICVSSAIQHLAPPVAPSVLPSAREHASSFRLVRNEGFFIPTASYTHPQSHAPPIE; encoded by the coding sequence ATGCAATTACGCCGCTTCCAAACTGTTAGCCTAGTCTGCATCGCCCTCGTGGCGCTATGCATGCATTGGCTATTGCCGTTTGCGCATGCGGCGCAAATGCAAAGTAGTCAATCAGGACTCGATGGCCTCGTGCTGTGTAGTGTCGCTGCGGGCAAGCAAGCCACCAGTGCGCCAACACAGACCGCCGATACCGGCATGCTACCGTGTCCTATTTGTGTCAGCAGTGCAATTCAACATCTGGCGCCCCCCGTTGCGCCGTCGGTTTTACCTTCTGCTCGAGAGCACGCCAGCTCGTTCCGACTGGTGCGAAATGAAGGTTTTTTTATACCGACCGCCTCCTATACCCACCCCCAGAGTCACGCCCCACCTATTGAATAG